The following proteins are encoded in a genomic region of Ostrinia nubilalis chromosome 1, ilOstNubi1.1, whole genome shotgun sequence:
- the LOC135077600 gene encoding nucleoporin Nup43 encodes MPLEVQGTFVSQKINKIRWIPEEYEETKCFFTGSWDDEANSIKVWTLESPHEDEEIEYPRALSEFPVDGDVTEIKFTEKNKIVVSTSNGDVRLLEISPYEKQTPLREIHSWTKLHNFGTDLCSCTSLDAIDGDIVTIGEDGNINILNGRRGETTRTITGADSCSLHSVCFFKHSEIITGNVRGHMKIWDLRTNNNKPAASFLLAGDEMAATCILNHPTQPHIVLAGSESGSLAIWDLRVNSFPTSLLNAHAAGVTEMHFHPENPQKLLTCSVSGEIWDWNMEAMTKSSKGPDNQVTNWMPLEDKNAMMVNSLMPTLHKAINTLHCDKGKVICGADNEAIYLIKNFKY; translated from the exons ATGCCATTAGAAGTGCAAGGTACGTTCGTGtctcaaaaaattaacaaaattcgATGGATCCCGGAAGAGTACGAAGAAACGAAGTGTTTCTTCACCGGCAGTTGGGATGATGAGGCAAACTCTATAAAAGTTTGGACCCTTGAGAGTCCTCATGAAGATGAAGAGATAGAATATCCTCGGGCGTTATCTGAATTCCCTGTGGATGGTGATGTCACAGAAATAAAGTTCACGGAAAAGAACAAAATTGTTGTCTCAACATCGAACGGCGACGTGCGTCTACTGGAAATTAGCCCCTATGAGAAACAGACTCCGTTGCGGGAAATACATTCATGGACAAAACTACATAACTTTGG GACAGACCTTTGCTCATGTACCTCTCTTGATGCTATTGATGGTGACATAGTCACAATTGGCGAAGACGGCAACATTAACATACTGAATGGCAGACGAGGGGAAACTACTCGAACTATTACTGGTGCTGATAGCTGTTCCTTGCATTCTGTTTGTTTCTTCAAACATAGTGAG atTATAACCGGTAATGTAAGAGGCCACATGAAAATCTGGGATCTCCGAACTAACAACAACAAGCCAGCTGCATCATTTTTGCTTGCTGGAGATGAAATGGCAGCCACATGCATTTTGAATCATCCCACTCAGCCTCACATAGTTCTAGCAGGTAGTGAGTCAGGATCTCTAGCCATTTGGGACCTGCGTGTGAACTCATTTCCAACGTCACTGCTCAATGCACATGCTGCTGGCGTCACAGAAATGCATTTCCATCCAGAAAACCCACAAAAGCTTTTAACTTGTTCTGTGTCTGGTGAGATTTGGGATTGGAACATGGAAGCTATGACAAAGAGCTCCAAAGGACCAGACAACCAAGTTACGAACTGGATGCCATTAGAAGATAAGAATGCAATGATGGTCAACTCCCTCATGCCTACATTGCACAAAGCCATCAATACCCTCCACTGTGATAAAGGTAAGGTAATCTGTGGGGCAGATAATGAAGCCATCTATCTCATTAAAAACTTCAAATACTAG